The following coding sequences lie in one Aspergillus luchuensis IFO 4308 DNA, chromosome 8, nearly complete sequence genomic window:
- a CDS encoding uncharacterized protein (COG:S;~EggNog:ENOG410PY05;~antiSMASH:Cluster_8.4), with translation MMQSRAQQPPDPTVLTRLSLAKFSHTTTSLTHRGPLNWSHIMGNGDMTAIFERRTMTSFTPDRVLLKVLRVHESLEEIDLTHFIIEAESITQSSQHAVSKPRFAVVVKPPCLAVKYPRGNTVRRFQIKFTFDSDYYTALSILRELGCPVSEPSVGSMRKLTSSQWNSGSIEGTSMSRGPPYSLSSMPGPSEPVGASSLQRSSTTGASGSSSSVTACNSLPSTSWSTAQTSDTTCAKGTKDQAFLATAQTPFQYAPAVGQKDVTSSDIITSRPFTSSAAERLLKPEINIPPRRVLPWSSTSKRANTMTKAPPTVPYATVTSGTSSNIDTIEKSQIPTKPPQVARSNQLGMQTQTRPATSGESTTMPRLRLLPPKLPNAKNDRQQPHPESGPNISAHTGPHKQPPCLKAVNPPVVPSYPSIKCNLQAERTEASKLSTGKQGEAQQAKIMDALTTADLSSYISNPTEERMASLETWICNQLEDEGFLELCRDVEGIWQRIAFGR, from the exons ATGATGCAAAGCCGGGCCCAACAACCTCCCGATCCAACCGTTCTCACTCGTCTATCATTAGCCAAGTTCTCCCATACAACTACATCGCTTACCCACAGAGGCCCGCTCAACTGGAGTCATATTATGGGCAACGGAGATATGACCGCTATATTTGAGAGGCGCACGATGACAAGCTTCACCCCAGACAGAGTACTATTGAAGGTCCTCCGTGTCCATGAAAGCTTG GAAGAGATTGACCTCACTCACTTCATTATCGAAGCTGAAAGTATAACCCAGTCGAGTCAACACGCAGTATCCAAGCCAAGATTCGCAGTGGTCGTGAAGCCACCATGCCTTGCAGTGAAATATCCACGGGGAAATACG GTCCGCCGATTTCAAATCAAGTTCACCTTTGATTCCGACTACTACACCGCTTTGTCTATTCTCAGAGAATTAGGGTGTCCAGTCTCAGAGCCTAGTGTCGGAAGTATGCGCAAATTGACCTCGTCACAATGGAACTCGGGTTCGATCGAAGGGACATCTATGAGCAGAGGACCTCCATATAGCTTGAGTAGTATGCCAGGTCCATCCGAGCCTGTGGGTGCTTCTAGTCTCCAACGCTCATCGACCACCGGTGCATCAGGTTCGTCATCTAGCGTTACAGCTT GCAACTCGTTACCATCTACGTCATGGAGCACTGCTCAAACAAGTGATACGACCTGTGCTAAAGGGACCAAAGATCAAGCTTTCCTCGCAACAGCACAGACACCATTCCAGTATGCCCCAGCCGTCGGCCAGAAGGACGTGACAAGCTCCGACATAATCACATCGCGGCCCTTCACCTCGTCAGCTGCTGAACGTCTTCTCAAACCAGAAATAAACATACCACCACGGAGAGTTCTTCCATGGTCGAGTACTTCCAAGAGAGCCAATACCATGACAAAAGCACCACCCACTGTCCCATACGCGACAGTCACTAGTGGTACCTCATCGAACATAG ATACAATCGAAAAATCTCAAATACCTACTAAACCACCACAAGTTGCCCGTTCAAACCAGCTGGGCATGCAAACGCAAACACGACCAGCCACTTCAGGCGAAAGTACTACCATGCCTCGCCTACGACTACTCCCACCAAAACTACCTAACGCCAAAAACGACAGACAACAGCCTCATCCAGAGTCAGGACCAAACATATCAGCTCACACAGGACCTCATAAGCAACCTCCATGCCTAAAAGCAGTCAATCCGCCAGTTGTTCCATCTTATCCATCTATCAAATGCAATCTACAAGCCGAGAGAACCGAAGCGAGCAAACTATCGACAGGGAAGCAAGGAGAGGCGCAACAAGCAAAGATTATGGATGCTCTAACG